A window from Niallia circulans encodes these proteins:
- a CDS encoding type IA DNA topoisomerase — MKITILAEKPDQARKYATALGSVKKGNGFLDVDTNILNGEVVVTWGIGHLVELASMDKYGEQYKKWNMENLPFQPEKMLYEVKSSTRAQFSAAKKQLEEADLIIIATDPDREGENIAYSIFSKCSAKVKSTPKKRLWINSMVDKEIQRGFQNLKDSKDTFNYFVEAQTRQISDYLVGMNFTQFFTLLAQSKGLQGVYSLGRVQTPCNSLVVQNDLAIKNFQEETFYKLFGNVTKDNKAVKFTNDTKYPSKEELAAAIQKLGLNAPKQTNISSVKKEMKAKKAPKLFNLGGIQSYANKKWKYSLDKSLKTIQTLYQEGFLSYPRTDCDLITTNEFEYLKANLEKYKTTIGVSFENVHLEPRKEYVNNDKVLEHYAIIPTEKIPTLSSLDDAQRNIYQAVVRNTVLMFAEDYIYESTAVTIDINGSIFTAKGIVPKNPGWTKVEALEEDKKEEIVTLPAFVEGESVLFVPKTEEGKTKPPSRLTEASLGGKGGLMDKLGLGTPATRSSIIKTLIDREYIRVEKTKLYPTQKGSLLYNLTKNILLGSPDMTAKWEDYLKKIGTGTGTQKVFLNNISNFISGTLNELKKKDIDTNTVQQVKDSNKQEIGSYLVKEEAKVYKCMQKGNTSEEFFIFKNISGKKISISQVKQLLTKGKTGLVKGFVSSKTSKKFDAHLVLKEGKVSFEFAKK; from the coding sequence ATGAAAATAACAATATTAGCAGAGAAACCGGATCAAGCACGCAAGTATGCTACAGCTTTAGGATCTGTAAAAAAGGGAAATGGATTTTTAGATGTAGACACTAATATTTTAAATGGAGAAGTCGTTGTAACCTGGGGAATAGGGCATTTAGTTGAGCTTGCCAGTATGGATAAGTACGGAGAACAATATAAAAAGTGGAACATGGAAAACCTTCCTTTTCAGCCGGAAAAAATGCTATATGAAGTTAAAAGTAGCACTAGAGCACAATTTAGCGCTGCTAAAAAGCAATTAGAAGAAGCAGATCTTATTATTATTGCCACAGATCCTGACCGAGAAGGAGAGAATATAGCCTATTCTATCTTCAGTAAGTGTTCAGCAAAAGTGAAGAGTACACCTAAAAAAAGATTATGGATTAACTCAATGGTCGATAAGGAAATTCAACGTGGATTTCAAAATCTAAAAGATAGCAAAGATACATTTAATTACTTTGTAGAAGCTCAAACAAGACAAATAAGTGATTACCTTGTAGGGATGAATTTCACCCAATTTTTCACGTTATTAGCTCAATCAAAGGGATTACAAGGGGTTTACTCTTTAGGCCGCGTACAAACGCCTTGTAACAGTCTGGTAGTACAAAATGATTTAGCTATTAAGAATTTTCAAGAAGAAACGTTTTATAAATTGTTTGGTAATGTCACAAAAGATAATAAAGCTGTTAAGTTTACCAACGATACAAAATATCCTTCAAAAGAAGAACTCGCTGCAGCTATTCAAAAACTCGGTTTAAATGCTCCGAAACAAACAAATATTAGTTCAGTAAAAAAAGAAATGAAAGCAAAAAAAGCACCTAAATTATTTAATCTAGGTGGAATACAAAGTTATGCAAATAAGAAATGGAAATACAGTCTTGATAAGTCCTTGAAGACTATACAAACCCTTTATCAAGAAGGCTTTTTGTCTTATCCACGTACAGACTGTGATTTAATCACTACTAATGAGTTTGAATATTTAAAGGCTAATTTAGAAAAGTATAAAACGACAATTGGTGTTTCTTTTGAAAATGTACATTTAGAGCCAAGAAAAGAGTATGTGAACAATGATAAAGTCCTGGAACACTATGCTATTATCCCAACTGAAAAGATCCCTACTTTATCATCTTTAGATGATGCTCAACGCAATATATACCAAGCAGTTGTTAGAAATACTGTTTTAATGTTTGCTGAAGATTATATTTACGAATCTACAGCTGTAACTATAGATATAAACGGTTCTATCTTTACCGCAAAAGGGATTGTTCCTAAAAATCCAGGATGGACCAAAGTAGAAGCGTTAGAAGAAGATAAAAAAGAAGAAATTGTTACATTACCAGCCTTTGTTGAAGGAGAAAGTGTTTTGTTTGTTCCTAAAACAGAAGAAGGCAAGACAAAGCCGCCTTCTCGCCTTACTGAAGCTTCTCTAGGAGGTAAAGGAGGACTAATGGATAAATTAGGTCTAGGAACACCTGCAACGCGTTCTAGCATCATTAAAACGCTTATAGATCGCGAATATATTCGAGTGGAAAAAACTAAGTTATATCCAACACAAAAAGGCTCGCTTCTTTATAATCTAACTAAAAATATCTTGTTAGGAAGTCCAGATATGACAGCAAAATGGGAAGATTATCTAAAGAAAATTGGTACTGGAACAGGCACACAGAAGGTCTTCTTAAATAACATTAGCAATTTTATTAGTGGAACTTTAAATGAGCTAAAGAAAAAAGACATCGATACAAATACAGTTCAACAAGTAAAAGATAGTAATAAACAAGAGATCGGTAGCTATTTGGTGAAAGAAGAAGCAAAAGTATATAAGTGCATGCAAAAGGGAAATACTTCAGAAGAATTTTTTATTTTTAAGAACATTTCAGGAAAGAAAATTAGTATAAGCCAAGTTAAACAACTGTTAACAAAGGGAAAAACCGGATTAGTAAAAGGCTTTGTTTCATCCAAAACAAGTAAAAAATTCGATGCTCATTTAGTATTGAAAGAAGGAAAGGTTTCTTTTGAATTTGCTAAGAAGTAA
- a CDS encoding recombinase family protein, which produces MIYGYARVSTYGQAKDGNSLKDQINILKSYNCHEIIEESFTGKTMDRPAFNELLKKLKSGDTLIVTKLDRFARTLIEGEKIVSELIEKGVKVIIDNMGMILDNTSSSKLMRQIFFAFAEYERNMIVERTQSGKAIARQREDFREGRPKKFNRKQIQHALDLLKTNSYKQVEEITGISKSTLIRAKKRTDLKE; this is translated from the coding sequence ATGATTTATGGGTACGCAAGAGTGAGTACATACGGACAGGCAAAAGATGGAAATAGTTTAAAGGATCAAATAAACATATTAAAAAGTTACAACTGTCATGAAATTATTGAAGAGTCATTTACTGGAAAAACGATGGATAGGCCAGCCTTTAATGAATTACTAAAAAAATTAAAATCTGGAGATACACTCATAGTCACTAAATTAGATCGTTTTGCCAGGACTCTAATTGAAGGGGAAAAGATTGTTTCCGAGTTAATTGAAAAAGGTGTAAAAGTAATAATTGATAATATGGGGATGATTTTAGACAACACTTCCAGTAGTAAATTAATGAGACAGATTTTTTTTGCTTTTGCTGAATATGAAAGAAATATGATTGTTGAACGTACTCAATCTGGAAAGGCAATAGCAAGACAGCGTGAAGATTTTAGAGAAGGTCGGCCAAAAAAATTTAATAGAAAACAAATACAACATGCTTTAGACCTTTTAAAGACTAATTCTTATAAACAAGTAGAAGAGATAACCGGAATTAGTAAAAGTACGCTAATAAGGGCTAAAAAGAGAACAGACTTGAAGGAGTAA
- a CDS encoding RES family NAD+ phosphorylase has translation MSKEEKDNHIDKKNDLFSNETEPLKLVENPLVDAIKPMVGLNDLWKPLMDATKPMTELNDLWKPLIDATKPMTELNDLWKPLMDATKPITELNDLWKPLMDATKPMTELNNLWKPLMDATKPMTELNNLWKPLMDATKPMTELNDLIKPISLVVPVQTIDQYYSSVDNKVVSNIFKGISPDDYSIKSKINDNKINTLIVKSNSKEEIHVKSFVSTVGVVDLLDSISKEEAISFFLHLSSYPMLGGEHEIGRRIIDQLDTIKTITLNKHINLFRARPRDEKTRPIPYSQEEMFSAPFGLSKQGRYNVVGQGELYTCNNKEVAILECAKDKTTTVDVIEWELQETVKMIDLTDKKSPLVQYCSFSAETSSGLEYLVPNFIAQCAKSKGITGIVFPSTLNSEFYNYVFFDYQKKWFRLVTFHELLSAA, from the coding sequence ATGTCAAAAGAAGAAAAAGATAATCATATTGATAAAAAGAATGACTTATTTTCTAATGAAACAGAACCATTAAAGCTTGTAGAGAACCCATTAGTAGATGCGATTAAACCAATGGTGGGACTCAATGATTTGTGGAAACCATTAATGGATGCAACTAAACCAATGACGGAACTCAATGATTTGTGGAAACCATTAATAGATGCAACTAAACCAATGACGGAACTCAATGATTTGTGGAAACCATTAATGGATGCAACTAAACCAATAACGGAACTCAATGATTTGTGGAAACCATTAATGGATGCAACTAAACCAATGACGGAACTCAATAATTTGTGGAAACCATTAATGGATGCAACTAAACCAATGACGGAACTCAATAATTTGTGGAAACCATTAATGGATGCAACTAAACCAATGACGGAACTCAATGATTTAATCAAACCAATAAGTCTTGTTGTTCCAGTACAAACGATAGATCAATACTATTCAAGTGTTGATAATAAAGTTGTTAGTAACATCTTTAAAGGTATATCACCAGATGATTATTCTATAAAATCAAAAATTAATGATAATAAGATTAATACCCTAATAGTAAAAAGCAATAGCAAAGAAGAAATACATGTAAAGTCATTTGTTAGTACAGTTGGAGTAGTAGACCTGTTAGATAGTATCTCAAAAGAAGAAGCCATTTCTTTTTTCTTACATTTGTCTAGCTATCCAATGCTTGGTGGAGAACATGAAATAGGTCGTAGAATTATAGATCAACTTGATACTATAAAAACTATTACCCTGAATAAACACATTAACCTATTTCGGGCAAGACCAAGAGATGAAAAAACACGCCCAATTCCATATTCACAAGAAGAAATGTTTTCTGCACCTTTCGGATTGTCTAAACAAGGGAGATATAATGTAGTAGGGCAAGGCGAATTATATACATGTAATAATAAAGAAGTTGCTATATTAGAGTGTGCAAAAGACAAGACTACAACAGTGGATGTAATTGAATGGGAATTACAAGAAACCGTTAAAATGATTGATTTAACTGATAAAAAATCTCCCCTGGTGCAGTATTGTAGTTTTAGTGCAGAAACTTCTTCTGGTCTAGAATATCTAGTCCCTAACTTTATAGCTCAATGTGCAAAAAGTAAAGGTATAACTGGAATAGTATTTCCAAGTACACTTAATAGTGAATTTTATAACTATGTCTTTTTTGATTATCAAAAAAAATGGTTCAGATTAGTGACATTCCATGAGTTATTGAGCGCTGCCTAA
- a CDS encoding helix-turn-helix domain-containing protein — MKKIGYIKNFMDELSPNTHILNRMKQEGVQRIIMELDEAEDPLTLLLNNVDNMNSRDILVVWDIDELGESIKDIIKVLEKLDEKDIGILLLEERVEELTNACKNDWNMQAMLRKQLILTLKWVNNKELNDIRKRETVGMQYIKSLKEQRGSGRPKKYHRNAADPEDRRIYLNVVKMLDNNVPISKISNAVNISRGTIYVIKEELNEERAREGGDLPQNHN, encoded by the coding sequence TTGAAAAAAATAGGATATATTAAGAACTTTATGGACGAACTTTCACCCAACACTCACATTCTAAATAGAATGAAGCAAGAAGGCGTACAGCGAATTATTATGGAATTGGATGAAGCTGAAGATCCACTGACTTTGTTGCTAAATAACGTAGATAACATGAATAGTCGGGACATTCTTGTTGTATGGGATATAGATGAACTTGGTGAATCTATTAAGGATATTATCAAGGTTCTTGAAAAATTAGATGAGAAAGATATAGGAATTTTACTTTTAGAAGAAAGAGTAGAAGAACTTACTAATGCTTGTAAAAATGACTGGAATATGCAAGCAATGCTAAGAAAACAATTAATATTAACTTTAAAATGGGTCAATAATAAAGAACTAAATGACATCAGAAAAAGAGAAACTGTAGGTATGCAATATATAAAGTCTCTAAAAGAACAAAGGGGATCAGGACGGCCAAAAAAGTATCATAGAAATGCAGCAGATCCAGAAGATAGAAGAATATATTTAAACGTAGTAAAAATGCTCGACAATAATGTTCCTATAAGTAAAATTTCTAATGCAGTTAATATTTCTAGGGGAACTATTTATGTAATAAAGGAAGAACTAAACGAAGAAAGAGCAAGAGAAGGTGGGGATCTTCCCCAAAACCATAATTAG
- a CDS encoding DUF5415 family protein, whose product MAGRKKENPVEKAAEKILKKKNIDFNEWKKDVITKQKIAVMSDEDKEWTDRTIHEAAMKLIMDEVIKEESSVSGNNVSY is encoded by the coding sequence ATGGCAGGAAGAAAAAAAGAAAATCCAGTAGAAAAAGCTGCTGAAAAGATCTTAAAGAAAAAGAATATTGATTTCAATGAATGGAAGAAAGATGTTATTACAAAACAGAAAATCGCGGTAATGTCTGATGAAGATAAAGAGTGGACAGATCGCACTATTCATGAAGCAGCAATGAAGCTCATTATGGATGAAGTAATAAAAGAAGAATCTAGCGTTTCAGGAAACAATGTTTCTTATTAA
- a CDS encoding macro domain-containing protein, giving the protein MLNYIHGDIVKQRADIIVNASNGIGWMGGILGRFIKLKGVAESIHYFDSRIEKEAKRACKKRFMKPGEVFITSSGKLECNQVFHAITMYLPGTRSSLKSAEKCIQNIIKNAEECGAKSIILPFLGCGTGGLKKEQVNELYRTYFNSHEGISFHVVDKK; this is encoded by the coding sequence GTGCTCAATTATATTCATGGAGATATAGTTAAACAAAGAGCAGATATCATAGTAAATGCTTCTAATGGTATAGGTTGGATGGGTGGAATTCTTGGCCGTTTTATCAAGTTAAAAGGTGTAGCAGAATCCATTCATTATTTTGATTCAAGAATTGAAAAAGAAGCTAAAAGAGCCTGTAAGAAAAGGTTCATGAAGCCTGGTGAAGTATTTATTACTTCTAGTGGAAAATTAGAATGCAATCAGGTATTTCATGCAATAACTATGTATCTTCCTGGTACTCGTTCATCTTTAAAATCAGCAGAAAAATGCATACAAAATATAATTAAAAATGCTGAAGAGTGTGGTGCAAAATCTATCATTCTACCTTTTTTGGGGTGTGGAACTGGTGGATTAAAAAAAGAACAAGTAAATGAGCTATATAGGACCTATTTCAACTCTCATGAAGGGATTTCCTTTCATGTAGTAGATAAAAAATAG
- a CDS encoding CpaF/VirB11 family protein has translation MLDKRPRDRAPLIKPEILKNVQESLIQSNAELIVRGLLDPSAREELKKVVIKDHQHVVRENDELVEYIVQETVGTGIIEDIIRDETVTDIGYNGTDLIIETNDKKMKYTGSQKITEDYIIRIIQKFANANGKDFTPKNPILDGKFGNIRINAVHGQNSTAGTTMSLRVVRPRLALRKDNFNDFAPEFMYEFFEKFIKLRTNIVISGETGTGKTEFQKLLASFMDFKHKIVLIEDTAETFLKEMFPDKDILSWLTSADVTITDLVKAALRNNPRWILVSETRGQEAYEMIQAVLSGHHIVTSLHAINARAIPKRLINMAKMGYSVSEEALEGDIRRYFDFGVHIKRVEYDNQIIRYLDEVVEFKEDGDKTIFKQRFNDGKFTCSTGEISVELKDLLSEKGIEVDFPENQEFTRVVSFQKQTERLNIL, from the coding sequence TTGCTAGATAAACGGCCAAGAGATAGGGCACCATTAATAAAACCGGAAATTTTAAAAAATGTACAAGAGTCTTTGATTCAATCAAATGCAGAATTGATTGTTAGGGGGCTTTTAGATCCTTCCGCAAGGGAAGAACTAAAAAAAGTTGTTATAAAAGATCATCAACATGTAGTAAGAGAAAATGATGAACTTGTAGAATATATCGTACAAGAAACGGTTGGTACAGGTATTATCGAAGATATCATTAGGGACGAAACTGTTACAGATATCGGCTATAATGGGACGGATTTAATTATTGAAACAAACGATAAAAAAATGAAGTACACAGGAAGCCAGAAGATAACAGAGGACTATATTATAAGGATTATACAAAAGTTTGCGAATGCTAATGGAAAGGATTTTACACCTAAAAATCCTATTCTAGATGGTAAATTCGGTAATATCCGTATCAATGCTGTACATGGGCAAAATAGTACAGCAGGAACCACAATGAGCCTTCGTGTTGTCCGGCCGCGATTAGCTTTAAGGAAGGACAACTTTAATGATTTTGCTCCGGAATTTATGTATGAGTTCTTTGAGAAATTTATAAAACTTAGGACCAATATTGTAATTAGTGGTGAGACTGGAACAGGTAAAACAGAGTTTCAGAAGTTATTAGCTTCATTTATGGATTTCAAGCACAAGATTGTATTAATTGAAGATACAGCTGAAACATTCTTAAAAGAAATGTTTCCAGACAAGGATATCCTTTCATGGCTAACTAGTGCGGATGTAACTATTACCGATTTAGTAAAGGCTGCATTGCGAAATAACCCAAGATGGATTTTAGTTTCAGAAACCAGGGGTCAGGAAGCATATGAAATGATACAAGCTGTTTTATCCGGTCATCACATTGTAACTTCCTTGCATGCCATAAATGCTAGAGCTATCCCTAAAAGGCTTATAAACATGGCTAAAATGGGATATTCCGTATCAGAAGAAGCATTAGAAGGAGATATTAGAAGATATTTTGATTTTGGTGTTCATATAAAACGCGTGGAATATGACAATCAAATTATAAGGTATTTGGATGAAGTTGTAGAATTTAAGGAAGATGGAGATAAAACCATTTTCAAGCAACGATTTAATGATGGGAAATTTACTTGTTCAACTGGTGAGATATCGGTTGAATTAAAGGATCTTCTTTCTGAAAAAGGAATAGAAGTTGATTTTCCCGAAAATCAAGAATTTACCCGCGTAGTTAGTTTCCAAAAGCAAACAGAAAGATTAAATATCCTATAA
- a CDS encoding VirD4-like conjugal transfer protein, CD1115 family yields the protein MLEIFKKRKYLSHSYNYNVDGEELPEKNSKINKKALLVSISVALIAFLFLNFVVVSFFNVMQSIANVDKESSTTFDIFKIGIENDIRLANAFSPTLSGKVYLIMSVVDLLLVAFIYSKVNYKSEKEIAYGQKGDSRFTTTTEIEEQYKTIPEKEKEFEGVGGIPISHYKDKYFIDTDTVNTCILGVSRSGKGEIIITPMIDILSRAREKSSMVLNDPKGELYAGAKDTLEKRGYDVQVLNLQDPLQSMSYNPLELVKEAWLQGNEQEAAKIANSITFSLYNDPNAGDNAFFNSGAQNAVTAIILALVEYCVKNNCPEKITMANAAEMLNELGTMYYKENEDDFVEKNALDEFFTSLPQGHVAKKRYGSTSFAGDKTRGSILATANDGLQPFIDPLFAKMTSKNSIDLKQIGFPKSLIGQLNNSFMNKRIDLSFHKNNKEKTLLGSYRVKVKAQGMYSLNFNEQLENGDLVLIKYKDEHSSYKLIYELKFEMEVDEDGNILYQKKENCEHLPELKREVTINERVNTFPEVKRKLSMKYSDKPTAVFMIIPDYDSSNHTLASIFTKQLYTNLAMNCADTKGKKCFTRVQFLMDEFGNMPPIDDMDQVLTVCLGRNILFNIVLQSYTQLKRKYGEAADTIKENCQNHIYIMSTNEETIEELSKKAGHTTLINQSSNESHLEMDNKITKSADQQRIITFDRLSQLIEGETLVIRSLHRQDNNRQKVRPYPIFNTRETNMPYRWQFLTHWLDTSKDLNDIDIESEHSNLELSDLDVDFSDFIVDPGAKNKYMKANQQAKKQKEEIKEIEKTSTVSNEELVIRDLTGLIATVENPNNYHLFIKKMIMMYRQNGSLPSNAKLQEIAMSLEEKQLIIKLRELMEVREN from the coding sequence ATGTTAGAGATATTTAAGAAAAGAAAGTACTTATCCCATTCCTATAACTATAATGTGGATGGGGAGGAACTTCCCGAAAAAAACAGCAAAATTAATAAAAAGGCGTTGCTGGTTTCTATATCAGTAGCGCTTATTGCGTTTTTATTCCTTAATTTCGTTGTCGTAAGCTTTTTTAATGTGATGCAGAGTATAGCAAACGTGGATAAGGAATCTTCCACTACTTTCGATATATTTAAGATAGGGATAGAGAATGATATTCGCTTAGCGAATGCCTTCAGTCCTACATTAAGTGGAAAAGTATATCTTATTATGTCGGTTGTAGATCTACTATTAGTGGCTTTTATTTATTCTAAAGTTAATTATAAGAGTGAAAAAGAAATTGCGTATGGGCAAAAAGGAGATTCCAGGTTTACGACAACTACGGAAATTGAAGAACAGTATAAAACCATTCCAGAAAAAGAGAAAGAATTTGAAGGGGTTGGCGGCATTCCCATTTCTCATTATAAAGATAAGTACTTTATTGATACGGATACAGTAAACACTTGTATTTTAGGGGTTTCTCGTTCTGGTAAGGGTGAGATTATCATTACGCCAATGATTGATATATTAAGCCGCGCAAGAGAAAAATCGAGCATGGTATTAAACGATCCCAAGGGCGAACTTTACGCAGGAGCAAAAGACACATTGGAAAAAAGGGGATATGATGTACAAGTTTTAAACTTACAAGATCCTTTACAATCGATGAGTTATAACCCATTAGAGTTAGTAAAAGAAGCTTGGCTGCAAGGAAATGAACAAGAAGCTGCTAAAATTGCTAACTCTATTACCTTTTCTTTATACAATGATCCTAATGCGGGAGATAATGCTTTCTTCAACAGTGGAGCTCAAAATGCTGTAACAGCGATCATCCTGGCATTAGTAGAATACTGTGTAAAAAATAACTGTCCTGAAAAAATAACAATGGCTAATGCAGCAGAAATGCTTAATGAGCTTGGAACGATGTATTACAAAGAAAATGAAGATGATTTTGTAGAAAAAAATGCGTTAGATGAATTCTTCACTAGCTTACCCCAAGGGCATGTAGCAAAGAAGCGCTATGGTTCTACAAGCTTTGCAGGAGATAAAACAAGGGGTTCTATTCTGGCTACCGCAAACGATGGATTACAACCTTTTATTGATCCGTTATTCGCCAAAATGACTTCTAAAAACTCCATTGATTTAAAACAAATTGGATTTCCCAAAAGTTTAATTGGACAACTTAATAATTCATTTATGAATAAACGAATTGATCTATCTTTTCATAAAAACAATAAGGAAAAAACGTTACTCGGTAGTTATCGAGTAAAGGTGAAAGCACAAGGAATGTATAGTTTAAATTTTAATGAACAGTTAGAAAATGGAGATTTGGTCCTTATAAAATATAAGGATGAGCATTCTTCCTATAAATTGATTTATGAATTGAAATTTGAAATGGAAGTAGATGAAGATGGAAACATTCTTTATCAGAAAAAAGAGAATTGCGAACATCTTCCTGAATTAAAAAGGGAAGTTACTATAAATGAACGTGTAAATACGTTCCCTGAAGTAAAAAGAAAGCTTTCTATGAAGTATTCAGACAAGCCAACAGCCGTATTTATGATTATTCCTGACTATGATTCTTCTAACCATACATTGGCTTCTATCTTTACCAAACAGTTATATACCAATTTAGCAATGAATTGCGCGGATACAAAAGGGAAAAAATGTTTTACCAGGGTTCAATTCTTAATGGATGAGTTCGGGAATATGCCGCCAATTGATGATATGGACCAAGTATTAACGGTTTGTTTAGGAAGAAATATTTTGTTTAATATCGTTCTTCAGTCTTACACGCAATTAAAAAGAAAGTATGGAGAAGCAGCAGACACAATTAAAGAAAATTGCCAAAATCACATTTATATTATGTCTACAAACGAAGAAACCATTGAAGAATTATCGAAAAAGGCAGGCCATACAACATTAATTAATCAATCTTCTAATGAATCACATTTAGAAATGGATAATAAAATTACGAAAAGTGCAGATCAGCAGCGTATTATCACATTTGATCGCTTATCACAATTAATTGAAGGGGAAACATTGGTTATTCGTTCTTTACACAGACAAGATAATAACCGACAAAAAGTAAGACCTTATCCCATTTTCAACACAAGAGAAACAAACATGCCATACCGTTGGCAATTCCTAACGCATTGGCTGGACACTTCAAAGGATCTTAATGATATTGATATTGAGTCCGAACATTCTAATTTAGAATTAAGTGATCTAGATGTTGATTTTTCCGATTTCATTGTAGATCCAGGAGCGAAAAATAAGTATATGAAAGCTAACCAACAGGCGAAAAAACAAAAGGAAGAAATTAAGGAGATAGAAAAAACGTCAACAGTTAGTAATGAAGAGCTTGTAATAAGAGACTTGACTGGTTTAATTGCAACAGTGGAAAACCCTAATAATTATCACCTATTCATAAAAAAAATGATTATGATGTATCGACAAAATGGTTCATTGCCTTCTAATGCCAAACTACAAGAAATAGCCATGTCATTAGAGGAAAAACAGCTAATAATAAAATTAAGAGAACTAATGGAAGTAAGGGAGAACTAA
- a CDS encoding CPBP family intramembrane glutamic endopeptidase gives MNLLRSNNKILLILRGLVAILIVSSILTFIKSLIPIETANNTANINKGIELNFLKILVPLLVGPILEELIFRKWIPNTFQDVLGRKGSVIFSNLLFSVLHFDWFIITYFANGLIYSYFYNKSNDIKVPITMHIMYNFIVFLITNL, from the coding sequence TTGAATTTGCTAAGAAGTAATAACAAGATATTACTCATTTTAAGGGGGCTTGTTGCTATCTTAATCGTTAGCAGCATACTTACCTTTATAAAGAGTCTAATTCCCATAGAAACAGCTAATAACACGGCTAATATTAATAAAGGTATAGAACTTAATTTCCTAAAAATTTTGGTTCCTTTGTTAGTTGGTCCTATTCTAGAAGAATTGATTTTTAGAAAATGGATTCCAAATACCTTCCAAGACGTTTTAGGAAGAAAAGGATCGGTTATTTTCTCTAATTTACTCTTTTCAGTGCTTCATTTTGATTGGTTTATTATCACTTATTTTGCGAATGGATTGATTTATTCTTATTTTTATAATAAGTCCAATGATATAAAGGTGCCTATAACTATGCATATTATGTACAATTTTATTGTCTTTTTAATAACTAACTTATGA
- a CDS encoding TrbC/VirB2 family protein, whose protein sequence is MKLKEMAQNLVYNDIFDNVSDSLGTFTGKLQGIGLVVIVACLAIIGLMFMFGEGPSRTAKKWLIYIIIGGFILFGAATLGSTIQDTAGF, encoded by the coding sequence ATGAAATTAAAAGAAATGGCTCAAAACTTAGTTTATAACGATATTTTTGATAATGTATCAGATTCATTAGGTACATTCACAGGAAAACTTCAAGGAATAGGGCTTGTGGTAATTGTTGCGTGTCTAGCAATCATTGGCTTAATGTTCATGTTTGGTGAAGGACCAAGTCGTACAGCGAAAAAATGGTTAATTTATATTATTATTGGCGGATTTATTCTTTTTGGAGCTGCTACATTAGGAAGCACTATCCAAGACACAGCAGGATTCTAA